From the genome of Acidisarcina sp., one region includes:
- the ilvA gene encoding threonine ammonia-lyase produces MVAEVSLVEIKRARERIHEFIYCSPCAKTEEVSQLTGQQVYLKLDNLQRTGAFKERGALNRILTLSDEERKRGLIAASAGNHAQAVAYHASLRGIRSVIVMPMMTPLVKVSATRGFGAEVVLAGANYDDACARALELCQEEGLTFIHPFDDPAVINGQGTIGLELLEQVPDLEAVVVPIGGGGLISGVACAIKESNPSIRVIGVQTERLPSMLRAIQEDTPVTLPAEATIADGIAVRRAGDLTFPLVKKYVDEIVTVDEEEIAKAILVLLEREKLLAEGAGATALASLLQKKTSLHNEKTAVLVCGGNIDVSLLAKIIERGLVKDGRRMRLRIHLSDRPGALHLLTQILMDQRANIVQTQHDRAYYGVSLGDTVIDMTLETRGTAHITEILAALSHEGYRHERIE; encoded by the coding sequence ATGGTTGCAGAAGTCTCTTTGGTTGAAATCAAACGTGCCCGGGAGCGCATCCATGAATTCATCTACTGCTCGCCCTGCGCCAAAACCGAAGAGGTCTCGCAACTGACCGGCCAGCAGGTCTACCTCAAGCTGGATAACCTGCAGCGCACCGGCGCATTCAAGGAGCGCGGCGCGCTCAATCGCATCCTGACCTTGTCGGACGAGGAGCGCAAGCGCGGCTTGATCGCGGCCAGCGCAGGCAATCATGCGCAGGCGGTCGCCTACCACGCATCACTCCGGGGCATCCGGTCGGTTATCGTAATGCCGATGATGACCCCGCTGGTCAAGGTATCTGCCACGCGCGGCTTTGGCGCCGAGGTGGTTCTGGCGGGAGCCAACTACGACGACGCGTGCGCCAGGGCGCTCGAACTTTGTCAGGAAGAGGGCCTCACCTTCATCCATCCCTTCGACGATCCGGCAGTTATCAATGGCCAGGGTACGATCGGACTCGAATTGCTCGAACAAGTTCCGGATCTGGAGGCGGTCGTTGTCCCGATTGGCGGTGGCGGCCTCATCAGCGGCGTCGCATGCGCTATCAAGGAATCGAATCCAAGCATACGGGTTATAGGGGTGCAGACGGAGCGGCTTCCCTCCATGCTGCGAGCGATTCAAGAAGACACACCGGTTACCCTTCCGGCTGAAGCCACCATCGCCGACGGCATCGCCGTACGCCGTGCCGGCGACCTCACCTTCCCACTGGTAAAGAAGTACGTGGATGAGATCGTCACGGTGGATGAGGAGGAGATCGCCAAGGCCATCCTGGTGCTGCTGGAGCGCGAAAAGCTGCTGGCTGAAGGAGCAGGCGCCACGGCGCTGGCCTCTCTGCTGCAGAAGAAGACCTCACTCCACAATGAGAAAACCGCTGTACTGGTCTGCGGTGGCAACATCGACGTCAGCCTGCTGGCCAAGATCATCGAACGCGGCCTGGTAAAGGACGGACGCCGCATGCGACTGCGGATTCACTTGTCAGATCGCCCCGGCGCTCTGCACCTGCTCACGCAGATCCTGATGGATCAGCGCGCAAACATTGTGCAGACGCAGCACGATCGTGCCTACTACGGCGTGAGTCTCGGCGATACCGTGATCGATATGACACTGGAAACGCGCGGTACGGCACACATAACCGAGATCCTCGCGGCACTCAGCCACGAAGGTTATCGCCACGAGCGCATTGAGTAA
- a CDS encoding carbon starvation protein A, producing the protein MNTLAILAGALCVFALAYRYYSAFIAARALVLDDRRPTPAHTYEDGFNFVPSPKWVLFGHHFAAIAGAGPLVGPTLAAQFGFAPGFLWIVVGGVLAGCVHDFTVLVASVRHNGRSLADIARTEIGPFAGVVTMIAVLFICIVTLSGLGIVVVNALSNSPWGVFTIGMTIPIAIAMGWWMFRSTPGEIRVTGPSIFGVVLLLAAVVGGHWFANSSIAHVLVFSPHQITIVMAIYGFAASVLPVWLLLTPRDYLSTYVKLGTIALLIIGVFVVHPQLQFPAFTSYIHGGGPIIHGKLFPFLFVTIACGAISGFHALVASGTTPKMLDKESDARFIGYGGMLAESLVAVLALIAACSLHPGDYFAINVAPATFQKLGMHTTELDLLSREVGEKLAGRTGGGVSLAIGMAHIFRGLPHMDRLVGYWYHYAIMFEALFILTTIDAGTRVARYVLQELLAHVYKPFGNTSWTPGVFVSTLAVVASWGYLIYTGSISTIWPLFGAGNQLLATIALAVTSTFLVNMGKAKYAWITAVPMVFVAVTTAYAAVLSIRDIFWPMAQVPATRFQGYLETMLMALFLLGVILVVAAALRRCWMTLHGVPVPVEAFGPPETGETVNMRCC; encoded by the coding sequence ATGAACACGCTAGCTATTCTTGCAGGCGCTTTATGCGTTTTTGCGCTTGCCTATCGTTACTATAGTGCCTTTATAGCGGCCCGCGCCCTTGTGCTCGACGACCGTCGTCCCACTCCAGCTCACACCTATGAAGACGGATTTAACTTCGTGCCGTCTCCGAAGTGGGTGCTGTTTGGACACCACTTCGCGGCGATTGCCGGTGCGGGGCCTCTCGTCGGTCCTACCCTCGCTGCGCAGTTCGGGTTCGCGCCTGGTTTCCTATGGATCGTCGTCGGCGGAGTGCTTGCCGGTTGTGTTCATGACTTCACCGTACTGGTCGCCTCTGTCCGCCATAATGGCCGTTCGCTGGCGGATATTGCGCGGACGGAGATCGGTCCATTTGCCGGGGTTGTCACCATGATTGCGGTGCTGTTCATCTGCATCGTTACGCTCTCCGGGCTGGGGATTGTGGTGGTGAATGCGTTGTCCAATAGTCCGTGGGGCGTCTTTACCATCGGCATGACGATTCCCATCGCCATCGCCATGGGCTGGTGGATGTTCCGCAGCACTCCAGGTGAGATTCGCGTAACTGGCCCCAGCATCTTCGGAGTCGTGCTCCTGCTGGCTGCGGTTGTCGGAGGTCACTGGTTCGCGAATTCTTCGATAGCACACGTGCTTGTCTTTAGTCCTCATCAGATCACGATTGTGATGGCCATTTACGGCTTTGCCGCGTCTGTATTGCCGGTGTGGCTGCTGTTGACGCCCCGCGATTACCTTTCCACCTACGTCAAGCTGGGGACCATCGCGCTTCTCATCATTGGCGTTTTTGTGGTGCATCCTCAACTCCAGTTTCCCGCCTTCACCTCCTACATCCATGGAGGCGGTCCCATCATTCATGGAAAGTTGTTCCCGTTTCTCTTTGTCACTATTGCCTGCGGAGCTATCTCCGGTTTCCATGCACTGGTCGCCTCTGGCACAACGCCCAAGATGCTCGACAAGGAGTCGGATGCCCGCTTCATCGGCTATGGTGGAATGCTGGCGGAGTCTCTGGTCGCGGTTCTTGCGTTAATTGCCGCATGCTCGCTCCATCCTGGAGATTACTTCGCGATCAACGTGGCCCCAGCGACCTTTCAGAAGCTTGGCATGCATACGACGGAGCTCGACCTGCTTTCGCGGGAAGTGGGTGAGAAACTTGCCGGCAGAACTGGTGGGGGTGTCTCGCTGGCTATCGGCATGGCGCACATTTTTCGCGGCCTGCCCCACATGGACCGATTGGTGGGCTATTGGTATCACTACGCCATCATGTTCGAGGCGTTGTTCATTTTAACCACCATCGATGCGGGTACGCGCGTTGCGCGGTATGTTCTGCAGGAATTGCTTGCTCACGTGTACAAGCCGTTCGGCAATACTTCCTGGACTCCCGGCGTGTTTGTTTCCACCCTCGCAGTGGTGGCGTCATGGGGATATCTGATCTATACCGGATCGATCTCGACGATCTGGCCGCTTTTTGGAGCAGGGAACCAGCTGCTGGCAACAATCGCGCTCGCTGTCACTTCCACCTTCCTGGTGAATATGGGGAAGGCAAAATATGCGTGGATCACTGCGGTGCCAATGGTCTTCGTAGCGGTCACCACCGCTTACGCGGCTGTTTTGTCGATACGAGATATCTTCTGGCCGATGGCCCAGGTCCCTGCAACGAGATTTCAGGGTTATCTGGAAACGATGCTGATGGCGCTGTTTCTTTTGGGGGTCATTCTGGTGGTCGCTGCCGCTCTGCGCCGTTGCTGGATGACACTTCACGGCGTACCCGTTCCTGTCGAAGCCTTCGGCCCACCAGAGACCGGCGAGACCGTGAACATGCGCTGCTGCTGA